From Montipora foliosa isolate CH-2021 chromosome 6, ASM3666993v2, whole genome shotgun sequence, a single genomic window includes:
- the LOC138007285 gene encoding polycomb group RING finger protein 1-like codes for MDSKEVVIKIRDLNPHVVCSLCAGYFVDATTITECLHTFCKSCIVKYFQTSKNCPMCNLQIHETQPLFNIRLDRTMQDIVGKLVPGILEAEDKRRREFYESRGMAMVKPQEDKENKRASLENFVKRDYSENKNLYRDDEQVSLCVERFDESMEEEEDDTKTERAVETVGILSKKYIRCSARMMVVQLQKLLRMKLNIPEDKQVDIVCNDQIIHPFRTMKFIWISQWLNREPPMVLYYRVRSTTQNVAMTAS; via the exons ATGGACTCCAAAGAG GTTGTCATTAAAATCCGTGATCTTAATCCCCATGTAGTTTGCAGTCTGTGTGCAGGATATTTTGTTGATGCTACGACTATCACAGAATGtcttcatacat TTTGCAAGAGCTGTATTGTGAAGTATTTCCAAACCAGCAAAAATTGCCCAATGTGCAACTTACAGATACATGAAACCCAGCCTCTCTTCAATATCAG GCTTGACAGAACGATGCAGGACATTGTGGGGAAACTTGTTCCTGGTATTCTTGAAG CTGAAGATAAAAGAAGAAGAGAATTTTATGAATCTAGAGGAATGGCAATGGTGAAACCCCAGG AGGACAAGGAAAACAAGAGGGCTTCCTTGGAGAACTTTGTTAAACGCGACTATTCTGAGAACAAGAACTTGTATCGGGATGATGAACAAGTATCACTATGTGTTGAGAGATTTGATGAGAG CATGGAAGAAGAGGAAGATGACACTAAAACAGAAAGAGCTGTAGAAACTGTTGGG ATACTCAGCAAAAAGTACATTCGGTGTTCAGCTCGCATGATGGTTGTTCAGCTGCAGAAACTGTTGAGAATGAAACTTAATATTCCGGAGGACAAACAG GTGGACATTGTTTGTAATGATCAAATCATACATCCATTTAGAacaatgaagtttatttggatAAGCCAGTGGTTAAACAGG GAACCACCAATGGTTCTTTATTACCGTGTACGAAGTACGACGCAAAATGTTGCCATGACAGCCAGTTAG